Within Epilithonimonas zeae, the genomic segment ATGAATTTTCCTTTTTGACGAAGTTTTAAAATCGATTTTAACCCTTCAAAGATTCCTTTTCCAAAACCTATGATTTTATTGTAAATAGAAAATTTTTGCAGAGATTTTCTGAAAATAAAAAAGAGAAGAAGAATAAAAACAATGCAACCAAGAACAATATAACTTGTATTAGAATTGGATGGATTTTGAGCCTGCTCTTTTTGTTGAGTAGCAGATTTGTAAAAAGCTAAAAGTGCATCATATTTGAAAATCAAAGTCAATAAAGCGAAAATTCCCATACAAACCAAATCAACAACTCTTTCCAGAATAATAGTTCCAAAAGATTTGTCAACCGGAACTTTTTCAACACCGTAAAGTGCTGTTGAACGTGCAACCTCTCCACTTCTTGGGATTGTAAGATTCATCAGATATCCGAAAGAAAGTGACCAAAGAGAATTGCTATTGGAAATTTTGTAACCCATTGGTTCCAGAAGAAGATTCCATCTTACAGCTCTGAAAATGTAAGCGGAAACACCAAAAACTGCTGCAAATGCTACCCAAAGATAATTGGCTTTTTGCAGAGAACTTTTGATTTTGTCAAAGTCCAATCCTCTAAGAGCAACCCAAAGAAAAACTCCTGCAATTGCAATAGAAATTAGAACAGTAAGAATATTTTTTAAAACAGATGGCTTTTTTTCTTCCAAAATAGCTTAGGAGTTATGTTAGAAGATTGGTCTTTTCGTCTGGAAAAACGATTTTTGGTTGAAAATCTTTAGCTTCCTCAGGACTCATTTGTGCATAAGCAATGATGATAATAATGTCACCTTTTTGAACTTTTCTTGCAGCTGGTCCATTCAGACAGATTTCGCCAGATTTTCTTTTTCCTTTAATCACATACGTGTCAAAGCGCTCGCCGTTATTCACATTCACGATGTAAACTCTCTCGCCCACAATCAAACCTGCCGCTTCTATTAGGTCTTCATCAATAGTGATACTTCCAATATAATCAAGGTCCGAAGCTGTGACACGGACTCTGTGAATTTTCGATTTAAAAACTTCGATAAACATAGGTGCAAATTTACGCTAAATAAATAAAAGTTTGAAAAATTTTATATTCAAAAAGTCAATATAAAACCTCGTAAAATAAATAGCAATTATTATGGATTTATGAATACTGTTATTACTCATTGTATTTTGGCTCAATTGTTGATTAATAGTGGCAAATCATCAAACACGGACTACGTTAAAACGTGTGTTTTCGTTAATATTGATTTTAATAAAAATTCATTATAATAAAATAAAAGATATATTTTTCACTAAATTTTATAAAAATATTTGCGTGATATCAAAATTGTCTTATATTTGCTATAACAACATAACTTTAATTAATAAATATTATGAACAAGTCTGAATTAATCGACGCTATCGCGAAGGATGCAGAAATCACAAAAGCTGCTGCAAAAAAAGCTTTGGAATCTTTTGTTGCTAATGTAACAGAAACGCTTAAGAAAAAAGATGGTAAAGTATCTCTAGTAGGTTTTGGAACTTTCTCTGTGTCTGAAAGAGCTGCTAGACAAGGTATCAATCCTGCAACTAAAAAACCAATCCAAATTGCAGCAAAAACAGTTGCTAAATTTAAAGCTGGTGCTGATTTGGCTACTGCGGTTGCTGGTCCTGCAAAAGGAAAGAAAAAATAATTTTATTTGAGTTTATCAAATAAAAAACCCGTCTAAGACGGGTTTTTTTGTTTTTAATAAATTGAAGATTTTTAATTTTCGTCATCTAAAAGGTGTCCGAAGAAATCTTTTTTGGTCTTTAAATATGAAGCGCTGGATTCATTCGATTTGATTTGAAGTGGAATTCTGGAGTTGAAATTGATTGTACTATCTTTTATAATCTGAATTTTCTCCGGATTATTAGTCATCAGATTCAAAGATTTGATTCCGATTTTTTCAAGCATTTCTATAGCAATTCCAAAATCTCTGTCATCTGCCGGTAGTCCTAATTCCAAATTAGCCTGAACAGTATCAAAACCTTTTTCCTGAAGTGCATAAGCTTTTAGTTTATTAATGATTCCAATGTTTCTGCCTTCCTGCCTTAGATAGATAATTATTCCTCCGTTTTCCTGCATATATTGCATTGCAGAATTGAGCTGCTGCCCACATTCACATTTTTGAGAATGAAAAACCTCGCCAGTGATACACTCAGAATGAATTCTAACATTAACAGGTTTTTCTAGATCTGTATTTTCAGCAATAAGAGCCATATGTGGCATCCAGTTTTTATCGTCCTCGGAAAAAGCCATCATTTTGAACTTCCCAAATTCTGTAGGAACATTCGCTTGTGCTTGTATATTTAACATCGAATATTAGTGTAATTAATTGGATGACATAGAAGTAGTCTCCGTACTTTTGTTGAGAGAAGCTTCCAAGAGATTCATATTGGTTTTTATTTTAACCATATATCTGTTCAGAACTTCGTCATCGTCTGTAATCAAAAATTTTCTAAGTTTCTGAATTTTTTTGTACGCTTTTTCAAATCCTTCCAATGATCTGTGCTTATCAGATTGATTAAAATTGCGAATTGCCGTTAAGTAATCTGTAAGAGAATTTTTCAAAACTCCAACTTCTCTGTTTACGGCATCGTTTCTGAATTTTGGAAAAGTGGAAACTAGATTTGAAATTGAAGAAGCATAAACAATTGCTTCAGGAGTAAGATAGGCATAGGTGTCTGATAAAGAATCACCATGCAATTCTTCTGACGCCGCTGAACTTGTAGAACAAGAACCAGCAACATTGATAATGAATATTGTCGTTAAAAGTTTAAAAAAACTTTTCATTTTTTCTGCATTTTTTGATACAGGATTGGATTAAGACTTTCATCATTATACATCTTCATTTGTTTGTAAAGCTTCATCTTAACTTTACCATTCTCTATATCAGAAAGCAGCTGATCTATAGCTGTTGACAAATCTTTATGTTGTTCCAAAAGGATTTGCAGTTTTTGAGAACATTGTAGTTTATGTTCTTCAGAAGCATCTTCACGAGAGGCTTCTATAGACATATGATAAATTTTCAAAG encodes:
- a CDS encoding HU family DNA-binding protein, whose product is MNKSELIDAIAKDAEITKAAAKKALESFVANVTETLKKKDGKVSLVGFGTFSVSERAARQGINPATKKPIQIAAKTVAKFKAGADLATAVAGPAKGKKK
- a CDS encoding lysylphosphatidylglycerol synthase transmembrane domain-containing protein yields the protein MLEEKKPSVLKNILTVLISIAIAGVFLWVALRGLDFDKIKSSLQKANYLWVAFAAVFGVSAYIFRAVRWNLLLEPMGYKISNSNSLWSLSFGYLMNLTIPRSGEVARSTALYGVEKVPVDKSFGTIILERVVDLVCMGIFALLTLIFKYDALLAFYKSATQQKEQAQNPSNSNTSYIVLGCIVFILLLFFIFRKSLQKFSIYNKIIGFGKGIFEGLKSILKLRQKGKFILLTAGIWICYFFASYLVCFSLPETSNFTPADGCFILVVGTLGMIIPASGGIGAFNLAMKFGFTALFISMGKDAVEGGELGLAYSFITLPLQIIIMLVMGLISIPMLAKNRKI
- a CDS encoding chitosanase, translated to MKSFFKLLTTIFIINVAGSCSTSSAASEELHGDSLSDTYAYLTPEAIVYASSISNLVSTFPKFRNDAVNREVGVLKNSLTDYLTAIRNFNQSDKHRSLEGFEKAYKKIQKLRKFLITDDDEVLNRYMVKIKTNMNLLEASLNKSTETTSMSSN
- the panD gene encoding aspartate 1-decarboxylase, producing MFIEVFKSKIHRVRVTASDLDYIGSITIDEDLIEAAGLIVGERVYIVNVNNGERFDTYVIKGKRKSGEICLNGPAARKVQKGDIIIIIAYAQMSPEEAKDFQPKIVFPDEKTNLLT
- the ribA gene encoding GTP cyclohydrolase II is translated as MLNIQAQANVPTEFGKFKMMAFSEDDKNWMPHMALIAENTDLEKPVNVRIHSECITGEVFHSQKCECGQQLNSAMQYMQENGGIIIYLRQEGRNIGIINKLKAYALQEKGFDTVQANLELGLPADDRDFGIAIEMLEKIGIKSLNLMTNNPEKIQIIKDSTINFNSRIPLQIKSNESSASYLKTKKDFFGHLLDDEN